A genome region from Bdellovibrionota bacterium includes the following:
- a CDS encoding nodulation protein NfeD, with translation MMKILISIFSILFVMVCFNFNAEAKDPCTLEIKIEGVIGPGTTDYIDRAISKAKNLECSSFLALINTPGGSLESTRIIVEKILNSDIPFLCLVAPQGGHAGSAGAIILQACHVNGALMATNLGAATPVAGSGQEIPKDLRNKLINDTVSWLEGVTKLRGRNLEFSKKIVDEAKAVSSEEAFKLKAIDILSDDIKGFLEKAKGRKVSINQKDHVVVVGEIESYKQDSRFHILQIFSDPQIAYLLFMGSLALLYFEFTHPGTIAPGVIGAIGLVLS, from the coding sequence ATGATGAAAATTCTAATTAGTATTTTTAGCATTCTGTTTGTTATGGTCTGTTTCAACTTCAATGCTGAGGCAAAAGATCCTTGCACGCTCGAAATCAAAATCGAAGGAGTTATCGGTCCAGGAACTACAGATTATATTGATCGTGCGATTTCTAAAGCCAAAAATTTAGAATGTTCTTCGTTCTTGGCTCTGATTAATACGCCTGGTGGAAGTTTAGAATCCACACGCATTATCGTCGAGAAGATTTTAAATTCAGATATTCCTTTCTTATGCTTGGTCGCTCCACAAGGGGGCCATGCGGGAAGTGCGGGCGCAATTATTCTTCAGGCATGCCATGTGAATGGTGCTTTAATGGCCACAAACTTAGGTGCAGCAACGCCCGTTGCAGGCAGTGGACAGGAAATTCCTAAGGATTTAAGAAACAAACTCATCAACGATACGGTCAGCTGGCTTGAGGGCGTGACAAAATTGCGGGGAAGAAATTTAGAATTTTCTAAGAAAATTGTAGATGAGGCCAAAGCTGTATCTAGCGAAGAAGCTTTTAAATTAAAAGCCATTGATATTTTAAGCGACGACATTAAAGGATTCTTAGAGAAAGCCAAAGGTCGAAAAGTTTCGATCAACCAAAAAGATCACGTTGTTGTGGTTGGTGAAATTGAATCTTACAAACAAGACTCAAGATTTCATATCTTGCAAATTTTCTCAGATCCACAAATTGCGTATTTGTTGTTTATGGGATCCCTTGCTCTTTTATATTTTGAATTCACTCACCCGGGCACAATTGCTCCTGGGGTGATTGGCGCGATTGGTTTGGTTTTGAGTTT
- the uvrC gene encoding excinuclease ABC subunit UvrC translates to MAKKPKGESKNSEEVVAVPVKPRKHEAIRALVSDFPIGSGVYLMKSKLDKIIYVGKAKNLKSRVRSYFLDSKDLSPKTKLLVTHIAKVEYIVTNTEVEAFLLEASLIKKHRPKYNVRLKDDKTYPYIRFSMADEFPRIYLSRKVKKDGSLYFGPFTSGKAVWATIRFLNHTFQIRDCSDHFFHKRSRPCITYEIGRCTAPCVKFIDKEGYRENVKNAVMFVRGKNKKVIKTLKSLMQERSDQERFEEAARLRDSVYSIEHIMEKQMVVNDKTEIDQDAIQFHGDERGVTIEVLSLRHGRVLGSRSQFLAQINIHAPGEDEREWLVSFINQYYEDNLIPDEVLLPLELGKDMTILLSQVLEARSDKKVSIRYPMDAYGEKILEMAHKNAQEHFKEHVQGSESKLNALYDIQKKFHLPEVPKRIECYDISHFQGAETVASQVVFEDGMANTDQYRRYKLKAVQGINDYDSMKEVLTRRLNHDEWDDPQLILIDGGKGQLNVVHKVLKELGRGDLPVASLAKARTEKDFEKQEVESTQERFFLPGRSNYITFREGSEAYKILTNIRDEAHRFAITYHRKLRENSMLESSLDSIPGLGPKKKLTLLKKFLSIDAIKEATIKEIADLEGFGEALAEEVLLHLRAINGEPEALIEDQKDS, encoded by the coding sequence TTGGCGAAGAAACCTAAAGGGGAATCGAAAAATTCTGAAGAGGTTGTCGCGGTTCCTGTTAAACCTCGGAAGCATGAGGCGATCAGAGCTTTAGTTTCTGATTTTCCAATTGGATCTGGCGTCTACCTTATGAAGAGTAAGCTAGATAAAATCATTTACGTTGGGAAAGCTAAAAATTTAAAATCCAGAGTCAGAAGTTATTTTTTAGATTCTAAAGATCTTTCTCCAAAAACAAAACTTCTCGTCACGCACATTGCAAAAGTAGAATACATCGTAACCAACACAGAGGTCGAGGCCTTCTTGCTAGAGGCAAGTTTAATTAAAAAGCATCGCCCCAAGTACAATGTAAGACTTAAAGACGACAAAACTTATCCTTACATTCGCTTTTCAATGGCCGATGAATTTCCGAGAATTTATCTTTCGCGCAAAGTAAAAAAAGACGGATCGCTTTATTTTGGTCCATTCACAAGCGGGAAAGCTGTTTGGGCGACAATTCGTTTTCTCAATCACACATTTCAGATCCGAGATTGCTCGGATCATTTTTTTCACAAACGTTCAAGGCCTTGCATCACTTATGAAATTGGTCGATGTACTGCACCTTGCGTGAAATTCATCGATAAAGAAGGCTACCGCGAGAACGTAAAGAACGCTGTCATGTTTGTCCGAGGCAAAAATAAAAAAGTCATTAAAACTCTTAAGAGTCTAATGCAGGAACGCTCAGATCAAGAGAGATTTGAAGAGGCCGCAAGGCTCAGAGACTCTGTCTATTCCATCGAACACATCATGGAAAAGCAGATGGTAGTGAACGATAAAACAGAAATCGACCAAGACGCCATTCAATTTCATGGTGATGAAAGAGGCGTAACTATCGAAGTGTTATCACTGAGACATGGAAGAGTTTTGGGATCGAGATCTCAGTTCTTGGCGCAAATCAATATCCATGCTCCGGGAGAGGATGAAAGAGAATGGTTGGTTTCGTTCATTAACCAATATTATGAGGACAATTTAATTCCCGATGAAGTGCTTTTGCCATTGGAACTGGGAAAAGATATGACAATACTTTTAAGCCAAGTTCTGGAAGCAAGGTCCGATAAAAAAGTAAGCATAAGATATCCGATGGATGCGTACGGTGAAAAAATCCTAGAGATGGCTCACAAAAATGCTCAAGAGCATTTCAAAGAGCATGTTCAAGGGAGTGAATCTAAACTCAATGCCCTCTATGACATTCAGAAAAAGTTTCATTTGCCAGAGGTTCCAAAGCGCATCGAATGTTATGATATTTCTCATTTCCAGGGAGCAGAGACTGTCGCTTCGCAAGTTGTCTTTGAGGATGGAATGGCCAATACGGATCAATATCGCAGATACAAACTCAAAGCTGTTCAGGGAATCAATGATTATGACTCTATGAAGGAAGTTCTAACAAGAAGGCTTAATCACGACGAATGGGATGACCCACAATTGATCTTGATCGATGGTGGTAAGGGGCAATTGAATGTTGTTCATAAGGTTCTAAAAGAGTTGGGCAGAGGTGATCTTCCGGTGGCGAGTTTGGCTAAAGCTCGTACGGAAAAAGACTTTGAAAAACAAGAAGTCGAAAGTACTCAAGAGAGATTTTTCTTACCTGGCAGAAGCAATTATATCACTTTTCGTGAGGGTTCTGAGGCCTACAAAATTCTCACGAACATTCGAGATGAAGCGCACAGATTTGCCATTACTTATCACCGAAAGTTGCGCGAGAATTCCATGCTCGAAAGCAGTCTTGATTCGATTCCAGGGTTGGGTCCAAAGAAGAAACTTACACTACTTAAGAAGTTCCTAAGCATTGATGCTATCAAAGAGGCCACTATCAAAGAAATTGCAGACTTAGAAGGCTTTGGTGAAGCATTGGCCGAAGAGGTTTTGTTACATCTTAGGGCGATCAATGGTGAGCCAGAAGCTCTAATCGAAGACCAAAAAGACAGCTAA
- a CDS encoding AAA family ATPase, producing MGNRPSSVVIAYFILAFSLSLGNLSFKEYHFKVTSSSAFADEEISNDARQVLARLYNSSVVLSPQDVIKISVLEKYKFYDVGEILWDRFELELRNINNDRRESKVDTSDIFEAIFKIAGRLTTQEHRAQLERCLIVLHEQMNYLEALAIQGTEDQLREYLSLKDYFDTVEENLKTLVEKAPRSNLPHLQNPIEIPRKSKPTMLPDGTPSMGITQDEEIKIITREEIQSIKDEMSKKVIGQPVALQALINILYETYTYGYGREKPKRLFFSGTPGSGKDTLVREFANAIHKSPTAYQEHVFEAPIAKSNADLWALQGSTTGHVGSETITPFIKWLVKHSGGKYQLLEPGPNEKFQPHIIENKNWSPGQVLSGYFAPEESVLYVNEVDKWSKNNINQFLLRAMEKGYFVVNNPGAGLDRIYVPINIIFSSNDLIPDIAARDKSGKRYGPPLSIEQLNENVVRIEQDPSIFRNRLMSASSSKSDIVTSDSAGYSEEFINRLGDQELIPLRVLTHEDAKTILGLNMETLQSKMKNSLGAYAGLELEWSNGLVDFLFDFQRNDEEGARRLQARVDMVESTLMSMIEEEKIKPRDLPLKVAMDIEKNSDGTTNLVLRRTDNSGQVYAHTLIAATVAEKNKNPLSDAEFADLATLGRRLSKHVYGIDHILEKIGRTIALSKDAETRKRDGVQEHKKAEVFFLLGLSSTGKTETGKAIARELFKEGEAARVTIDFNNIKTVQDLRDAVLGTTSGDRFYPSKFMQEYDRLNGRVIFMFEEIANAPLEVLRALYDILDEAVVTSFADKKPRSMSKVIILATGNAGEEWYKGIPRDLSFDIQMTTMRDIYQKSIADQDYQRLLLEKYFSEAFINRVGIDRFMFFPPFSHQSIREVAIGNLQAAIQDLKPKNGQRGWSIGFRNQADYVKLIETVENEGFVLREQGRSIVNFVNMEIKNKIRWELRNGGVADNARVLIVPSQVNDEEVKFNLIVEGSAQDLSLKVKRRKVEPEPTKAVQDIALTSFHEAGHNFLMKVLMGDKFKATRVTRIPGVLMDPSGPIAYLGVAESTMTESMKYNREGVIETLARMLGGDIAETVVTKNGRRHSGISNDILRATDLAREAVGEWGLSDKWGRRVVKADQMNSLSDEEKKIFNSEVDVLLKDARALGEAIIREPGNFEVFKALGLEIFAKGDLKEKAIADFYQAQDSRINYPSDIYAVIQSSKVRIEKDIKSPENNGLFVKKNQAHHNVEFVEGIVLPSEYASIDTIIAEEKKAELSKVQLPKNIPIFTNFNVISSVNRTHTQVNGSQASVAFKPKPSGDLQGQTCARLFQ from the coding sequence ATGGGGAATCGTCCGTCGTCTGTGGTGATCGCTTATTTCATTTTAGCTTTCAGTTTGAGTTTAGGAAACTTATCATTCAAAGAATATCATTTCAAAGTGACTTCTTCATCGGCATTTGCTGACGAAGAAATTTCTAATGATGCTAGACAAGTTTTGGCAAGGCTCTACAATTCGAGTGTTGTTCTCAGTCCTCAAGATGTTATTAAAATTTCTGTTCTTGAAAAATACAAATTTTATGATGTTGGTGAAATTTTATGGGATCGTTTTGAACTGGAACTCAGAAATATCAATAATGATCGCCGAGAATCAAAAGTGGATACTTCAGATATCTTTGAAGCGATTTTTAAAATCGCAGGAAGATTAACGACGCAAGAGCATCGAGCTCAGCTTGAAAGATGCTTAATAGTTTTGCATGAACAAATGAATTATTTGGAAGCCTTGGCTATTCAAGGTACTGAAGATCAATTGAGAGAGTATTTATCACTTAAGGATTATTTTGATACTGTCGAGGAAAACTTAAAAACTCTTGTCGAAAAAGCTCCTAGGTCTAATCTGCCGCATTTACAAAATCCTATCGAAATTCCGAGAAAATCAAAACCTACAATGTTGCCTGATGGAACTCCGTCTATGGGAATCACCCAAGATGAAGAAATCAAGATTATTACAAGAGAAGAAATTCAAAGCATTAAAGATGAAATGTCTAAAAAAGTTATTGGTCAACCCGTTGCACTTCAAGCCTTGATTAATATTTTATACGAAACTTACACTTATGGATACGGCAGAGAAAAGCCAAAAAGACTTTTCTTTTCGGGCACGCCAGGCTCGGGAAAAGATACTTTGGTTAGAGAATTCGCAAACGCCATTCATAAAAGTCCTACCGCTTATCAAGAACATGTTTTTGAAGCTCCCATTGCAAAAAGCAATGCTGATTTATGGGCTTTGCAAGGTTCTACTACTGGTCATGTGGGTTCAGAGACAATAACTCCATTCATTAAGTGGCTAGTAAAACACTCAGGAGGAAAATACCAACTTTTAGAGCCTGGCCCAAATGAAAAATTTCAACCTCATATTATAGAAAATAAAAATTGGTCACCTGGACAGGTGTTGTCAGGTTATTTCGCTCCGGAAGAATCAGTGCTCTATGTTAACGAAGTGGATAAATGGTCAAAAAACAATATCAACCAATTTCTATTGAGAGCTATGGAGAAGGGTTATTTTGTCGTCAATAACCCGGGAGCAGGTCTTGATCGGATTTATGTTCCTATCAATATAATTTTCTCATCCAATGACCTCATTCCAGATATTGCGGCAAGAGATAAAAGTGGAAAGCGCTATGGACCGCCGCTTTCCATTGAGCAATTGAATGAAAATGTAGTTAGGATTGAGCAAGATCCCAGTATTTTTAGAAATCGACTCATGAGCGCATCAAGCTCAAAAAGTGATATTGTAACTAGTGATTCTGCTGGTTATTCCGAAGAGTTTATAAATAGATTAGGAGATCAAGAGCTCATTCCTTTGAGAGTGCTTACACATGAAGATGCAAAAACTATTTTAGGTTTAAATATGGAAACGCTGCAATCAAAGATGAAAAATTCTTTGGGTGCGTATGCAGGTCTAGAACTAGAGTGGTCCAATGGACTTGTGGATTTTTTATTTGATTTTCAACGTAATGATGAAGAAGGGGCCAGACGTCTTCAAGCCCGCGTGGATATGGTGGAAAGCACTTTAATGTCTATGATTGAGGAAGAAAAAATCAAACCGCGAGATCTTCCTTTAAAAGTAGCCATGGACATAGAGAAAAATTCAGATGGTACTACGAATTTGGTTTTAAGAAGAACGGACAATTCAGGTCAAGTGTATGCGCACACCTTGATTGCGGCTACGGTGGCAGAGAAAAACAAAAACCCGCTCTCTGATGCTGAATTTGCAGATTTGGCAACACTTGGTCGGAGACTGTCTAAGCATGTCTACGGGATAGATCATATCTTAGAAAAAATTGGGCGCACTATCGCTCTTTCTAAGGATGCCGAAACAAGAAAAAGAGACGGAGTTCAGGAGCATAAGAAGGCCGAAGTTTTCTTTTTATTGGGCCTTTCTTCTACTGGTAAAACTGAAACTGGAAAGGCGATAGCACGAGAACTTTTCAAAGAAGGCGAGGCGGCTAGAGTCACTATAGATTTTAACAACATTAAGACCGTTCAGGATTTAAGAGATGCAGTTCTAGGTACGACTAGTGGTGATAGATTTTATCCTTCCAAGTTCATGCAAGAATACGATAGATTGAATGGCCGAGTTATTTTCATGTTTGAGGAAATTGCTAATGCGCCCCTCGAAGTTCTAAGAGCTTTATATGATATTTTGGACGAAGCCGTGGTGACATCTTTTGCTGATAAAAAACCTCGCTCTATGAGCAAAGTGATTATTCTGGCAACGGGTAATGCCGGAGAAGAGTGGTACAAAGGTATTCCAAGAGATCTTTCTTTTGATATCCAGATGACAACTATGCGAGATATTTATCAGAAATCCATTGCCGACCAAGATTACCAACGTTTACTTTTAGAAAAATATTTTTCGGAAGCTTTTATCAATAGGGTAGGGATTGATCGTTTTATGTTCTTTCCACCATTCTCACACCAAAGCATAAGAGAAGTTGCTATTGGCAACTTGCAGGCAGCCATTCAAGATCTAAAACCTAAAAATGGTCAAAGAGGCTGGAGTATTGGATTTAGAAATCAAGCAGATTACGTTAAGTTGATTGAAACAGTTGAAAATGAGGGGTTTGTTTTAAGAGAGCAGGGTAGGTCTATTGTTAACTTTGTTAATATGGAAATTAAAAATAAAATAAGATGGGAGCTGCGCAACGGGGGAGTTGCAGACAATGCAAGGGTGCTTATCGTTCCTTCTCAGGTCAATGATGAAGAAGTTAAATTTAATCTTATCGTTGAAGGAAGTGCACAAGATCTTTCTTTGAAAGTTAAGCGCCGTAAAGTAGAACCCGAGCCCACGAAAGCAGTTCAGGATATTGCCCTTACGTCATTCCACGAAGCTGGTCATAATTTTCTGATGAAAGTTCTCATGGGGGATAAATTCAAAGCTACTCGCGTGACCAGAATTCCTGGAGTTTTAATGGATCCATCTGGGCCGATAGCTTATTTGGGTGTCGCGGAAAGCACTATGACTGAAAGTATGAAATACAATCGAGAAGGCGTAATTGAAACGCTTGCCAGGATGCTAGGCGGAGATATTGCGGAAACAGTAGTGACTAAAAATGGTAGAAGGCATTCTGGTATTAGTAATGACATTTTAAGAGCTACAGACCTCGCTCGTGAGGCTGTAGGAGAGTGGGGACTCTCTGACAAATGGGGAAGGCGCGTTGTAAAAGCTGATCAAATGAATAGTTTATCAGATGAAGAGAAAAAAATATTCAATAGTGAAGTGGATGTTTTATTGAAAGATGCCAGAGCTTTGGGCGAGGCAATTATCAGAGAGCCGGGTAACTTTGAAGTCTTTAAAGCGTTAGGCTTGGAAATATTTGCAAAAGGGGATTTAAAAGAAAAAGCCATTGCTGATTTCTACCAAGCGCAAGATTCAAGAATTAATTATCCTTCAGATATTTATGCGGTCATTCAATCTTCGAAGGTAAGAATTGAAAAGGATATTAAATCTCCAGAGAACAATGGCCTATTTGTTAAGAAAAACCAAGCGCATCATAACGTAGAATTTGTAGAAGGTATTGTGTTGCCGAGTGAGTATGCGAGTATAGATACAATTATTGCAGAAGAAAAAAAGGCCGAACTTTCTAAAGTTCAATTGCCAAAGAATATACCTATCTTTACAAACTTTAACGTTATCTCTTCTGTGAATCGAACGCATACTCAAGTAAATGGTTCTCAAGCATCAGTTGCGTTTAAACCTAAGCCGAGCGGAGATTTGCAGGGGCAAACATGCGCTCGATTGTTTCAATAG
- a CDS encoding alpha/beta fold hydrolase, with translation MASKKELDVNLKNYNYAQSNDLKIAYRIFGEGEPLIVINGGPGRSSDTFVDLAKILSEKRKVILFDQRGTGKSKLELLNNKTITLNLMVEDLESLRKHMGLNKISILGHSFGGMYAMAYATKYPDKVRHLILSASGSIDLKQMNQATINIKSKLNKEELKEYLFWTSEEQRNKNPIKAKLEVLRITAHLYVFQQKFVPEIKKSLSNLEYYDPQINQLVWESMSKAKFDLTNSFKNFKASTLIIDGEEDFLGKEIPNEIHKSIPGSQLEILKECSHYPWLDKPKEYFALINTFLR, from the coding sequence ATGGCTTCCAAAAAGGAATTGGATGTGAATCTTAAGAATTATAACTATGCCCAATCTAATGATTTAAAAATCGCTTATCGCATTTTCGGTGAAGGTGAGCCATTGATTGTTATTAATGGTGGTCCAGGAAGATCAAGCGATACATTTGTGGATCTCGCAAAAATTCTTTCAGAAAAAAGAAAAGTCATACTGTTTGATCAACGTGGTACTGGAAAATCAAAACTTGAACTTTTAAATAATAAAACCATCACTTTGAATTTGATGGTGGAAGATTTAGAAAGTTTAAGAAAACATATGGGTTTAAATAAAATCTCAATTTTGGGACACTCGTTCGGTGGCATGTACGCCATGGCTTACGCGACCAAATATCCGGACAAGGTGAGACATCTTATATTATCGGCATCTGGAAGTATTGATCTTAAACAAATGAATCAAGCTACCATTAATATAAAATCGAAGCTCAATAAAGAAGAACTCAAGGAATATCTTTTCTGGACAAGCGAAGAGCAGAGAAATAAAAATCCAATTAAGGCAAAGCTTGAGGTCCTGCGAATTACAGCACATCTCTATGTGTTTCAGCAAAAATTTGTGCCAGAGATCAAGAAGAGCTTATCTAATCTAGAATATTATGATCCTCAAATAAATCAGCTTGTATGGGAGAGTATGAGTAAGGCTAAGTTTGATTTAACAAATTCTTTTAAAAACTTCAAAGCATCCACTTTAATTATTGATGGAGAAGAAGATTTCCTGGGAAAAGAAATTCCCAATGAAATACACAAAAGTATTCCAGGTTCACAACTTGAAATTCTAAAAGAATGCAGCCATTATCCTTGGCTGGATAAACCTAAAGAGTATTTTGCCCTTATTAATACGTTTTTAAGATAA
- the queA gene encoding tRNA preQ1(34) S-adenosylmethionine ribosyltransferase-isomerase QueA gives MKLSDLDFSFPEELIAQKPERPTRVMWVEQQTPVEITVAELLEKFDPKDVLVINETKVSKRRVFGKTSKDEFEILFIEKLEPQVWKVLFPASRLKKGEKVQLPNGIEMDLTQQGLPQIVKLSKDIEESYFTQFGEIPLPPYIQKSRNERHQQANDNSWYQTAWANQIGSQAAPTASLHFTQNDLKTLEKKGVAIEKILLHVGLGTFLPVKHEDLSKHEMHFEKLLVPQKAYQNILDRKKQGGKIWCIGTTVTRSLESVALGKVGKNSTGDYEGETDLFIKEDFNFQMTDVLLTNFHQPKTTLLALVSSFAGLENVKKCYQWAIDKKFKLFSYGDLTVWKR, from the coding sequence ATGAAACTATCTGATCTTGATTTCTCTTTTCCAGAAGAGCTGATCGCGCAAAAACCTGAAAGACCGACTCGTGTGATGTGGGTGGAGCAACAAACTCCTGTGGAGATTACTGTTGCAGAGCTACTGGAAAAATTTGACCCGAAAGATGTTCTTGTAATCAATGAAACCAAAGTTTCTAAGCGTAGAGTCTTCGGAAAAACCTCTAAGGATGAATTCGAAATTCTTTTTATAGAAAAATTAGAACCGCAGGTTTGGAAGGTCCTCTTTCCAGCAAGTCGTCTCAAAAAAGGTGAAAAAGTTCAATTGCCTAATGGAATTGAAATGGATCTCACGCAGCAAGGTCTTCCTCAAATCGTAAAATTATCAAAAGATATTGAAGAATCTTACTTTACTCAGTTTGGAGAGATTCCGCTTCCTCCTTATATACAAAAATCTCGGAATGAGCGTCATCAGCAAGCTAATGACAACAGTTGGTATCAAACCGCTTGGGCGAATCAGATCGGTTCACAAGCAGCGCCAACGGCGAGTTTGCACTTCACACAAAATGATTTAAAAACTTTAGAAAAGAAAGGTGTTGCCATCGAGAAAATTCTTCTTCATGTGGGATTGGGAACATTCTTACCCGTAAAACACGAAGATCTCTCAAAACACGAAATGCATTTCGAAAAACTTTTAGTTCCTCAAAAAGCCTACCAAAATATTCTGGATCGCAAGAAACAAGGCGGAAAAATCTGGTGCATCGGCACGACGGTGACGAGATCTTTAGAGTCCGTAGCTCTCGGGAAAGTGGGTAAAAATTCTACTGGAGACTACGAGGGTGAGACGGATTTGTTCATTAAAGAGGATTTTAATTTCCAAATGACCGATGTTTTGTTAACTAACTTCCATCAACCAAAAACTACACTTTTAGCACTGGTTTCAAGCTTTGCAGGCCTAGAAAACGTAAAAAAGTGCTACCAGTGGGCGATAGACAAAAAATTTAAACTTTTCAGCTACGGAGACCTAACCGTCTGGAAAAGGTGA
- a CDS encoding NfeD family protein, with protein MSFHKMDVWWGGLALMVLGVAFLIAEIFVASFGILGIGGIIAFVLGGIFLFDSSQTAYSLPLLTILPTAIVLGGTMIGVGYLLLRTRKLKVQTGSEEMLNKKAKVKNLEDSKNGHVQLHGELWKFASQEDLKINDQIIVIAVDGLTLKVKKIK; from the coding sequence TAATGAGCTTCCACAAAATGGATGTGTGGTGGGGTGGCTTAGCACTTATGGTTTTGGGTGTGGCTTTCTTGATTGCCGAAATCTTTGTGGCTAGCTTTGGTATTCTCGGGATTGGCGGAATCATTGCCTTTGTTCTCGGCGGAATTTTCTTATTTGATTCATCTCAGACAGCATATTCGCTTCCGTTACTCACGATTCTTCCGACAGCCATTGTACTGGGCGGTACCATGATCGGAGTCGGCTATTTGCTATTAAGAACTCGCAAATTAAAAGTGCAAACGGGTTCAGAAGAAATGTTGAATAAAAAAGCAAAAGTAAAAAATCTCGAAGATTCTAAAAATGGACATGTACAATTGCACGGAGAACTTTGGAAGTTTGCAAGTCAGGAAGACTTAAAAATTAATGATCAAATCATAGTGATCGCCGTTGATGGATTAACTTTAAAAGTTAAAAAAATTAAATAG
- a CDS encoding slipin family protein, translating into MNIGLIVAGLVILSILSSAFKILQEYERGIVFRLGRSVGVRGPGLIILIPFLEKMMKVDMRTVTMEVPPQDVITKDNVSMKVNAIVYFRIVNAEAAIVQVADYYYATSQLAQTTLRSILGQFPLDEILSNRDTINAKLQVLLDQDTEGWGVKVSAVEVKNIDLPKEMQRAMAQEAEAERERRSKLISAEGEVQRASRLAEASNTLAGSPSALQLAYLQTLNEISSEGKTVIVFPLPMDMIKPFLDSGKRP; encoded by the coding sequence ATGAATATTGGATTGATTGTAGCGGGACTAGTGATCTTATCGATCCTCTCTTCTGCGTTTAAAATTTTGCAAGAATATGAACGCGGTATTGTTTTCAGATTAGGTCGTTCTGTTGGTGTGAGAGGCCCAGGTCTTATCATTTTAATTCCATTCCTCGAGAAAATGATGAAAGTAGATATGAGAACGGTAACGATGGAGGTTCCACCTCAAGATGTAATCACCAAAGATAACGTTTCGATGAAGGTGAATGCGATTGTCTACTTTAGAATCGTAAATGCAGAAGCGGCCATCGTACAAGTGGCTGATTATTACTATGCTACAAGCCAACTTGCACAAACCACTCTAAGATCAATCTTAGGACAATTTCCACTCGATGAAATTTTATCTAACAGAGATACGATCAACGCCAAACTTCAAGTTCTCCTTGATCAAGACACTGAAGGTTGGGGTGTGAAGGTTTCTGCTGTTGAAGTTAAAAACATCGACTTACCAAAAGAAATGCAAAGAGCAATGGCTCAAGAAGCTGAAGCAGAGAGAGAAAGAAGATCAAAACTCATTTCAGCAGAAGGGGAAGTGCAAAGAGCTTCGCGTCTTGCTGAAGCATCGAACACTCTTGCGGGATCACCATCGGCATTGCAATTGGCGTACTTGCAAACTTTAAATGAAATTTCATCTGAAGGGAAAACGGTTATCGTGTTCCCACTTCCAATGGACATGATTAAACCATTTTTAGACAGCGGCAAAAGACCATAA
- a CDS encoding SpoIID/LytB domain-containing protein encodes MRFLGGLLAFILISDVFASEIVKVRLFTTSQSQIKIFENLFLTNTFVASAIKEPMEIKGRNLSVNANSVPDHVILHPRKDKSGGNGSIEVIAVLDMEDYLRGVLPHEMPLVWPLEALKAQAVVARSFTKKQMVARKDNPYHLDSTVNDQMYRYNHVFSAKEKENLEKALEETKDEILTDANGSAVKAVYHADCGGQTEKASQVWGQKEVEFSVKDSKCPSNPYSNWEYTISPEELKTKLKTPFIPKTLTVSKESLSERAQQMEVSGLSGRERLSSQEFRRLVGYSKLKSTKFQVQKINEGFLFKGSGFGHGVGLCQWGARSWAKSGLAYKEILKHYFPSYSLVKQ; translated from the coding sequence GTGAGATTTTTGGGGGGATTATTAGCGTTTATTTTAATCTCTGATGTGTTTGCATCAGAGATTGTAAAAGTGCGTTTATTCACTACGAGTCAATCTCAAATTAAAATTTTTGAAAATCTATTTCTTACAAATACTTTTGTAGCCAGTGCTATCAAAGAGCCCATGGAAATCAAAGGCCGAAATTTGTCTGTAAATGCTAATTCTGTTCCGGATCATGTGATCCTTCATCCGCGAAAAGATAAATCCGGCGGGAATGGATCCATCGAGGTCATTGCAGTTTTGGATATGGAAGACTATTTAAGAGGAGTTCTTCCGCACGAGATGCCATTGGTGTGGCCACTTGAAGCTTTAAAAGCTCAAGCTGTGGTTGCAAGATCCTTCACAAAAAAACAAATGGTAGCTCGTAAAGATAATCCATATCACTTGGATTCTACGGTGAATGATCAGATGTATCGCTATAATCATGTATTCAGTGCCAAGGAAAAGGAAAATTTAGAAAAAGCTCTTGAGGAAACTAAAGATGAAATTTTGACGGATGCTAATGGCTCTGCTGTAAAAGCTGTTTACCACGCCGACTGTGGAGGCCAGACCGAAAAAGCTTCGCAAGTTTGGGGACAGAAGGAAGTGGAGTTTTCAGTGAAGGATTCAAAATGTCCTTCAAATCCTTATTCAAACTGGGAATATACAATTTCACCTGAAGAACTTAAAACTAAATTAAAAACTCCATTCATTCCAAAAACACTCACAGTATCTAAAGAATCTCTAAGCGAGAGAGCTCAACAAATGGAAGTGAGCGGACTCAGCGGAAGAGAAAGACTCTCTTCTCAAGAATTCCGCCGTCTCGTGGGCTATTCAAAATTAAAGAGCACAAAATTCCAAGTGCAAAAAATCAACGAAGGATTTTTATTTAAGGGCTCAGGCTTCGGCCACGGCGTAGGTTTATGCCAATGGGGCGCCAGATCCTGGGCAAAATCTGGATTGGCTTACAAAGAAATCCTTAAGCATTACTTTCCCAGCTATTCGTTGGTAAAACAATAG